The nucleotide sequence CGGCTTCCCATCTCTTCAGGCATTGCGTTCAAACCGCAACATTTCCCTGCGATCATGGCTTCTGATCAGCCGGTCGGATTCTTTGAGATTCACGCAGAGAACTATATGGGTGACGGCGGCGCTCCGCATGCACAGCTTCACGCGCTGCGCGAGCGATATGCTCTTTCGCTTCATGGCGTCGGCCTCTCGATCGGCTCTATGGGATCACTTGACCGCGATCATCTTGCGCGTCTCAAGCACCTTTGCGAGCATTACCAGCCGCACAGCTTCTCGGAGCATCTCGCATGGTCGTCGCACGGCGACGTTTACCTCAACGACCTGCTGCCCTTGCCCTATACGGAAGAGACGCTTGAGCGCGTCGTGGAGCATGTCGATCTCGTTCAATCCACACTTGGACGGCGAATGCTATTGGAGAATCCATCGGCCTATCTGGTATTTGCCGAAAGCGTTATTCCTGAGACGGAGTTTCTCGACACGGTCGCACGCCGCACCGATTGTGGCCTGCTGCTCGACGTCAACAATGTTTTCGTATCGGCACGTAATCACAGCACGGATCCTCTCGCCTACCTCGCGCAGTTTCCGCTGCATCGCGTCGGCGAGATCCATCTTGGCGGCCACGATGAGCAGGCCGACGAACATGGCGATCCACTACTGATCGATGCGCACGGCACACCAATAGCGGAGCCGGTCTGGCGCTTGTACGAGTATGTGATCGAGAAGATCGGCCCTCTGCCTACGTTGATCGAGTGGGACAACGAAGTGCCGGAATGGCATGTCCTCGCCGCGGAGGCGCAGCGCGTGAATGCAATCCTCACCCGCCAGCGTTTGGCAGTCGCAATCTGAGAGCGGATATGTTTGCGGATATGCAAGCCATTTTTATCCAGGCGCTGCTCGATCCCGACAAGCCGGTCCCCGCTTCGGTTACGTCCTATCGGACTGGCGTGCCCGTGAAGCGCTTTGCGGTTTACCGCAACAACGTCATTGCAGGCCTTGTCGAAGCCATGCGCGCGGGCTTTCCGATCGTAGAGCGCATCGTCGGCGCAGATTTTTTTGCGGCGACGGCACGGCTCTATGCGATCAACCGCCCGCCGCGCTCACCATTGATGCTGCGCTATGGCGACGATTTTCCGGAATTCCTGTCGCACTTTCCGCCGGCAGCGGAACTTCCCTACCTCGCTGACGTGGCGCGGCTGGAACTGGCGCGTCGACTTGCCTATCACGCAGCTGACGCAGAACCGCTGCGCATAGAACTTATAACGACACTTACCCCGGATGCGCTCGCCGAATCCCGGCTAACGATTCACCCCTCCGTATCAATCGTCAGATCACGGCACCCGATTTTCACTATCTGGGCGATGAACAGCGGCGATATAGAACTCACGCCGATCGATGAAGACGCCGCCGAAGACGCGCTCGTCACACGCGCCAATCTCGAAGTCACTGTTCACAGGATGTTTTCTGGCGGCGCTGCGTTTCTTCAATGTCTTATGGCCGGCAATACATTCGGCGCAGCAGCCAGCACGGCTCTCAAGGATAACGCCGACTTCGACTTAACTGCCAATCTCGCAATGCTGATCGGCTCCGGCGCAATCATCGATGTTCAGCGCACGGCGGAAGGAGTTCCGAATGACCAGTGCATTTAATGATCAAACTCTCCGTGCCCGTTCTTCGGATTTAGTGGAAAAGTTCGTCGGATTGCTGGATCAGATTCCCCACTGGCTCATCGCACTGATTGCGCGACTGTCAATCGCCGGCGTGTTCTGGCGGTCAGGGGCGACAAAAATCGAAGGGTTTCGCGTTACGGAAGGCGCGATCGAACTGTTTCGCAGTGAATATCGACTGCCGCTGATTGATCCAACACTTGCGGCTCATCTCGCCGCGATCAGCGAGCACCTTTTTCCGATCTTGCTGGTCATCGGCTTCGCGACGCGACTGTCGGCACTGGCTCTCCTCGGCATGACACTCGTGATTCAGATTTTTGTTTACCCCGACGCTTGGCCAACGCACGGGACATGGGCGGCGTGCCTGCTGATTTTAGTTGCTCGCGGCGCCGGATACCTTTCACTGGATCACCTGATCTCTCGCGGTCAACGGGCGGCGTAGACGACAACCGGAAAGCCGACGCGTCTCGGTCAGGGGCATGGGGTAGAGACTCTGGACACCAACCCCCGAGCATACCCAAGACGGGGGATGCAACGCGTTCCCGCGAGTCTCGGCAGCGCTGCTGCAACCGTCTTTTCAGACTTTAAAACAGTCACTTAGGAGATATCAGGCGATGAGGTGAGTAGGCCTGATGGTGCCCAGGGGCGGGTTGTCAGATTCCCCAAGAAACACAAGCAAAATCAACGGACTACGGCCACCAATTTTCCGTCGTTTGTACCAACAAGATGTACCGGCCCGAAACGCCTTTGGCCACCGAAACCTGCATGACAAGAACGCTTAAACCGTAAACCAGCGTTTATGTTTGACGGACAACCCGTGAAGGGCGAAGGCTCACGCCCGCAAACTAAGAGATGCGAAGAATTTCAATTTCCTTGTCTCCCGTCCCAACAACGTCGCCCACCGATTTGCCCATTAGCATCCTTGCAATAGGAGACACGAACGAAATCGATCCTGCCTTCGGGTCAGCTTCGTCCTCTCCAACAATGCGATAGTCCTGCACGCGGCCGTCACTCCGATTAAACGTAACAGTGCTCCCAAAAGCCACAATGTCCACCCTTGTCGGGTCCGGCATAACTTGGGCGGTCCGAACTCTCTCGGCGAAGTAGCGAACGTCACGTAAGGGGATAGCTCCAAGTCGCCGGCGCTCATTTACGTCTTCAACCCCTTGCGTCGCCTCATATGCGCTTTGTGCTTCTCGCAGTGCGTCCTGTAATTTTCTCAGCCCGTCGCTGGTAACCAAATTGGGGTGGTCGGAAATAGGTCGATCAGGTAGCTGGGTTTCAGATGCGGTTTCCGCACTCTCTTCTTTTGTGAAGGCTACGCTCAACTTTTACTCCATCGGTGTTTTTTCTCGCGAGCGGAGCGTCCAGCCGTATCGCCTGAACGCATATTGGCGGGAAATTGGACCAGTTGCGCCTGAACGCCAACATATCCATTAAATTCTATCAGTTCTGGTGACAAACCAGCAACCTTGGTGGCTGTCGAAGATGACGTTTGCCGACACTTTAACCCTCGAGCAATGGCAAACTGCTCATGCTCAGTGGATATCATGCCTGGTTTTGTTGAGGGGGTTGCGTCATGCAATTGATACGAAATTCTTCGCGCGCGTTCATCCCCGCACTGCTCGTAATTCTCGCCTACCATGGCGTGATGTCTTCCCTAGGGGTCGCGACCTTCACCGCACAACAGCTTCCTCTGCCATCACCAGACCAAGCTTTTAACATCTTCGCACGACGCGTTCTTATTGATGCAAGCATATTGTTTGCCGGTCATCGATTGCTACGCTCGTTCGGCATCTCTACTCGACTAGCTTACGGACTTATGGGCGGAGCCGCGATGATTGTCGGCTACGCTTTCGCATTGTCGAACGGCCTTATGATGTGGCCGCCGCTTCCAGGCGCGCAAATCACCGCAGCAGTCCTCCCCGCTCTGATCGGCATGATTGCTGGTTCGATTTACGCACAGCTTGCTGGCTATGAATTTATTGCTCCGAAGTCCACGCAAGGAGCGGCGCTAGCAACTACGCGGCTTGATGACAACTTCAATGGGCCGGTACGTGTTCGTAGCTCAATGTCTGCAACTATGATTGCAGCGATCATTCCAGCGGCGATATTTGCTGTGTTAGTTTTGCCGCTCTTTGCTCTGAGCATGGATTTCACTGATTCTTTTGCGCGTATCAATTGGTCAGAGGTGGTGCTCAAAGTGGCGACACCGTCTTATCTAACTGTGGTCGTGTTGCTGGTTACAGCTGTTCCAGCAGCAATCGTTACTCAGATCATTCACGCCATAGCGCGCTACTTGAACCGGATGCGGGGAGCCGATTATGCCATGATCGGCGCGGGCATGGGTTGCCTCGTAGCGCTGGCTACTTCTGCATTCTTGTTCCTTGGGTTTTCAATTCCAGCATTTGCGATCGTAGGTGCGACGATGGGCGGCGCTTACCGCCGCTTTGCCGGACTGGAGCCTCTTCCGCTGCCGGAAGCGGTGTTTGCCACTGATCGCGTGCACTTGGTCGCGGCGGACCATGCTTCGCGACAGGGCCACCGAGTCTTTATGAATAGATGAGAAGCGAAGTCCGCCTGCCAGCGACCCGGTTAGATTCGGCCTGTTTTTGCCGATATGGTTCGCCGTATTCTGGAGGTAGCGTTGGCTGATTTGAACTTGATTCAGTGTTGGCAGTTAAGGGCACGTAATTTTGCGCTTGGATGGGCGGGGAAGCTTTATGCCGTCAGGCAGCAATCACATCGCAAACAGATCTTTGCGCTAGACTCCTGATTGCGCTTGGATACGCAAGTGAATCCTCACTCGACGGATTGCTACCGTACAGCAGGGTGCCCTTAGTTAGTTGCAACCTTCAGAGCCGTCACAGTTCGCTTTATCGCTTTACTGAAGGTGCGCGGCGCTTTCTCTTTTAGCTGCGCTATTTGTGCCGGGCTGAGACCTTGTGCGCTTATGCGATAGGATTTCTTGCCAGTCCAACCGTTCTCAAGTTTGTAATCAACGACGAGCTTGCCCGCGTTCACAACTTCGCCTGCTCCGAGGCGTATCTTTGCAAATGGCCCTTCGTAAGCTTCTCCAGACATACCGACCCAGGGGCCGCAGACAGCTCGCAAGACGGTGTAGTCGCCTTCTGGAGCTACGGAAATCCTGCCAGAGTTGGTGATGATGGTTTTTCCCTCGGTCGATTTCAGATAGACATTGAAGCCATTACATCTCAGTTGTTTTCCTTGCATGAGCAAGGTTGCTTCCAAAATCAAAACGCCCGATTTCGGCTTTTCCTTCAGCATTGCAACGACCATCTGGTCGGTATGAGTAAGCTGATCTTGGGAGATCGCTATTTCGACGGCCGAAAGAAAAATTACAGTCGCGCAAAGCGCGGTCGGTCCAAACATGCGCATGACTGGATTCTCGAAATTGCATTAAACGCATTGGCGTCTGTTTTAGAAAAGCCTTCGAATCGCGGTCTAAGAGGTCGGTGCTGGTTTCGGTTTTCTCGGCTTTGCTCCAACGCGCGGTGCGGGTGCAGGTGGTTTGATCGGCTGCATGGTGACGATCACGGGATTAGGCTTATGGTCCAGCGCGGCTCCGCTCGCCGCGTCCACGACTCCTCCGACAACGCCGCCCAAAAGGATGTTACCGGCGAAACCCGCTGCCCCAGTCGGGGCAATTTCCTTAGTCAGATTGACGATCTGCGGCTCATAGCCTTCTTTTGCAAATGCAATGCTGACGTCGTCAGATCGCTTTACTTTGATTGAGCAAGGAGTGACGCACGGTGCCTGTGGTTCACTCGGTCCCGTGATAGTCGCTATCGCTCCCGACGGCGTTGATGAAATTGCTATGTTTTCGTCCCAGCCGCGTGTAACCGACGCACAGCCGCCTAGTGCAGCGCAAAGGACTGCAACGCACAAAATACGCATTTTTTTTGATCTCCCCAGACCAAGATTATCCAAGCGCAACTTAGAGGGGAGAGCAAGTAGACTTTAGCGCCCGACGCGCGGCTGCGATCTATCGGGTCCGATCGGCGATTGGTTGCGGTGGCCAGTTGGTTCTTCGCCGACAGCTTTACGAGACTAGATGCGGTCACGGTTTGGATCGGTCGGGCGCGGGTCATCCGGGCACCATTCAGCGCGAATGATGAGCCACAGCTCATCACGACAAGCTCATTTGCGGGCTAATCGATCGCCTGGGTAGCTTTTATCTTAGACTGGCGATCGCGAAGCTGCCTCGGCACCCACGATCCAGCTCTACAAGAATACGAACGGAGTGCTGCCCTCTTCATCTAAGAGATTGTGCGTTCCCCGTAAGTAAAGCTCGGCAACGTCGGAGGCTTCATGGCTCTACCAAAGACATTTATGGTGTCGGCAGTGTTGGCAGCATTCGTCATCCATCCCGCCGCGCAAGCAGAGAGCATCAACGCTGGCGGTCGCACCGCCAATCCCACACTCCCCTTCACCGCGCAGGCTATCGCCGAGTTCAACACGCCCTGGGCCATTGGATTTCTTCCCGATGGACGGCTGCTCGTCACCGAGAAGCCGGGCCGGATTTTTCTCGTTACCCAGGGCGGCCAGAAGGCAGAGGTCGGGAATGTGCCGGACGTCGCCGCCTCCGGACAGAACGGCCTGCTAGACATCGCCGTCGCACCGGATTTCGCGACCAGCTCGCGCGTCTATTTTACCTATGTAGAGCCCGGCCGAGGCGGCAGTCGTCTCGTGCTGTCCCGCGCGACGCTTTCCGTTTCGGACAGCAGCGTGACGCTCGCGGACCGCGTCGCGATCTGGCGGCAGACGCCTGCGGTTGGGGGTGGCCAACCAGGCGGCATCATCGCCTTCGACCCGCAGGGATCGCATCTCTTCCTGACGGTCGGGGACCGAATGCAACCGGCGAGCGCGCAGGACCCCAGCCAGGCGCGCGGCAAGGTGTTGCGATTGAACCTCGACGGGTCGACACCGGCAGACAATCCGCATGCCGCGAAAGGCGGCGTGCTGGGCCAGACATGGACCACGGGCCACCGCAATCCCTATGGTCTGGCTTTCGCACCCGACGGCCGACTCTGGCTCCACGAGATGGGCCCGCGCGGCGGCGACGAACTGAACCTGATCGAGGCCGGCCGGAACTACGGCTGGCCCCTCGTGTCCAATGGCGACAACTACAGCGGTTCGCCGATCCCCGACCATGATACGCGGCTCGAATTCACGGCTCCTGCCGTCTACTGGACCCCAGTGATCTCCCCGGCAGGTCTCACCTTCTACGCGGGCGCGCTTTTTCCGCAGTGGCGGGGATCCGCACTGGTCGGCGCGCTCTCGGCGCAGTCGTTGGTGCGAGTGAGTTTCAGATCCGACGGGCAGCCCGATGAGGCCGAGCGCTGGAGCATGGGCGGCCGCATCCGCGATGTCGCCGTCGCCCCGGACGGCGCGATCTGGGTGATCGAGGATCGCAATCCCGGCCGCCTGTTGCGGCTAACGCCCGCCAACCGGCGCGCCGGTTGAGCAAAGTTTAGTGGCCATCGGTTTCGGTCCGGCTGCGCCTGCCCCTTGGCCAAATAGTCCTCCCTAGAGCCTGGGCCTGAAGCTGAACGTTTCGCTTACTTTTTTCGGCTGGGGCATTTGCCCTCGCAGATCCATCGTCGGCGCGATCATTGTGACCGGATCAGGTCACAAGCAGACATCTCGACGCATCTCGATACCCGATCGGAAAACTAGCGAAGAACCTGTACCGAACTCACTCCCTCTGGCTGAAGTCCAGCCAGCCATTCGCGAAGGCAGCGTTGCCCACCGACAGCCGCCGCTAGCCGCTTGCTGTCGGCACGCAATGTCTGGGGAGAAATCTTTGCATGAGCAAGTTCCGACGCATGGCCGACAAGCCAGCGTTCAAAACTATCGCCTTCCGCCTCGGGATGAAACTGGAGGGCAAGCACGTTTGCGCCGAGGGCGAACGCCTGATTGCTACACAGTTCCGTGGAAGCAAGCCGTTCCGATCCTGAAGGGAGATCAAACGTATCCCCATGCCAGTGCAGGACCGGCATGCCATCGAGATGAGCCAGGACGCCCTCTTGTCCTGCCTTCGTCAGCGTCACCGGCGCCCAGCCGATTTCTTTCGCCGGGCCAGGATAAACGCGAGCGCCAAGCGCTCGCGCCATTAGTTGTGCGCCGAGGCATATGCCCAATGTCGGCTGTCTGTTACGGAGCCGTTGTTCGAGCAATGCGATCTCTGCTTCGAGAAACGGATACTTGTC is from Afipia massiliensis and encodes:
- the bufB gene encoding MNIO family bufferin maturase, whose product is MSVLTRLPISSGIAFKPQHFPAIMASDQPVGFFEIHAENYMGDGGAPHAQLHALRERYALSLHGVGLSIGSMGSLDRDHLARLKHLCEHYQPHSFSEHLAWSSHGDVYLNDLLPLPYTEETLERVVEHVDLVQSTLGRRMLLENPSAYLVFAESVIPETEFLDTVARRTDCGLLLDVNNVFVSARNHSTDPLAYLAQFPLHRVGEIHLGGHDEQADEHGDPLLIDAHGTPIAEPVWRLYEYVIEKIGPLPTLIEWDNEVPEWHVLAAEAQRVNAILTRQRLAVAI
- a CDS encoding PQQ-dependent sugar dehydrogenase, coding for MALPKTFMVSAVLAAFVIHPAAQAESINAGGRTANPTLPFTAQAIAEFNTPWAIGFLPDGRLLVTEKPGRIFLVTQGGQKAEVGNVPDVAASGQNGLLDIAVAPDFATSSRVYFTYVEPGRGGSRLVLSRATLSVSDSSVTLADRVAIWRQTPAVGGGQPGGIIAFDPQGSHLFLTVGDRMQPASAQDPSQARGKVLRLNLDGSTPADNPHAAKGGVLGQTWTTGHRNPYGLAFAPDGRLWLHEMGPRGGDELNLIEAGRNYGWPLVSNGDNYSGSPIPDHDTRLEFTAPAVYWTPVISPAGLTFYAGALFPQWRGSALVGALSAQSLVRVSFRSDGQPDEAERWSMGGRIRDVAVAPDGAIWVIEDRNPGRLLRLTPANRRAG
- the greA gene encoding transcription elongation factor GreA is translated as MSVAFTKEESAETASETQLPDRPISDHPNLVTSDGLRKLQDALREAQSAYEATQGVEDVNERRRLGAIPLRDVRYFAERVRTAQVMPDPTRVDIVAFGSTVTFNRSDGRVQDYRIVGEDEADPKAGSISFVSPIARMLMGKSVGDVVGTGDKEIEILRIS
- a CDS encoding HvfC/BufC N-terminal domain-containing protein; this encodes MFADMQAIFIQALLDPDKPVPASVTSYRTGVPVKRFAVYRNNVIAGLVEAMRAGFPIVERIVGADFFAATARLYAINRPPRSPLMLRYGDDFPEFLSHFPPAAELPYLADVARLELARRLAYHAADAEPLRIELITTLTPDALAESRLTIHPSVSIVRSRHPIFTIWAMNSGDIELTPIDEDAAEDALVTRANLEVTVHRMFSGGAAFLQCLMAGNTFGAAASTALKDNADFDLTANLAMLIGSGAIIDVQRTAEGVPNDQCI
- a CDS encoding DoxX family protein, with the translated sequence MTSAFNDQTLRARSSDLVEKFVGLLDQIPHWLIALIARLSIAGVFWRSGATKIEGFRVTEGAIELFRSEYRLPLIDPTLAAHLAAISEHLFPILLVIGFATRLSALALLGMTLVIQIFVYPDAWPTHGTWAACLLILVARGAGYLSLDHLISRGQRAA
- a CDS encoding glutamine amidotransferase, whose translation is MPKTAVAIRHVHFEDLGSFRPVLEAGGYAIRYCDVGINDLHALATEDIDLLVVLGGPIGAYEEDKYPFLEAEIALLEQRLRNRQPTLGICLGAQLMARALGARVYPGPAKEIGWAPVTLTKAGQEGVLAHLDGMPVLHWHGDTFDLPSGSERLASTELCSNQAFALGANVLALQFHPEAEGDSFERWLVGHASELAHAKISPQTLRADSKRLAAAVGGQRCLREWLAGLQPEGVSSVQVLR